The genomic DNA TGCGCAGAAAATCATGAATATCTCGTGGATGGATGACAAAAAATGGCATCGTCTGCGCAGCCAGCGTCCGCTGGAAAATCACGATTATTCTGCCGTTGTGCCAGCGGAAATGCTGGAAGTCGGACGCCAGCTACCGCTGAATGTGGTCGTCGGCAACGCCGACATCAGCGAGCCCGGCATCACCACGACGGTGATTGTTGACCAGTCGCACCCGTCCATTTTTGACCATCCGCTCGACCATGTGCCGGGCATGCTGTTGATGGAAGCCTACCGTCAGACCGCGCTGCTGGCGATGCGCAGTCGGCTGGGAACCCGCTGTTATGATCTGGTCATTAGCCGTTACAATGTCAATTTTACCCGCTTCTGCGAATTTAATTCGCCAGCGTATTGCCATGCGTTGCTGGGTGAAATTTATCTGACAGAAGATAAAAAAAGCACCGTCATTCCGATGACGATTTCTCAGGATGAGAAAACAGTCTCTACGGCTGAACTCACTATTACCTTTAAGTAAAACAGTATGAAAATTATTTGGTTTGATTTTGGGGGCGTGCTGTCGCCATCGATTCCGGATCTCTTTACCTCGTATTACCTGAAAACCGGTATTCCGCCAGCCATATTGCAGCGGGGGATGAAAGAGGTCGCTGACGATATGAATATGGGTGTGCTGACTCCCATTGAAAAGGCGTTGATTACCGAAGCTGAGTGGGGTGCGCGTATTCGTCAAAAGATTGCGCTGTCGTCACCGGAAATCGATCTCTCGCGGGCGCAACTGGAAATGTTCGGCGCGCAGTGGTTCGACGGGATCTTACCGAACCAACTAATGATTGACCTGTTTCACAAGGTGAAAGCTGCCGGGTTAATGGCCGGGATCCTCACCAACA from Trabulsiella odontotermitis includes the following:
- a CDS encoding ScbA/BarX family gamma-butyrolactone biosynthesis protein, with translation MSFIEDVESEFIIRTGSYNYQNTIPKSCVHRAAVGEVFLTDIRKIHDNKYITAGYLPKSHIYFNDLPFRKSSERVYDAILLLEICRQTSIYVTHNFFAVPYSAKFVFDDADFTLFESEIPYKTECSNVIVEVDIIERKFRKSELTGLIFRMDIYVDGLCCAQKIMNISWMDDKKWHRLRSQRPLENHDYSAVVPAEMLEVGRQLPLNVVVGNADISEPGITTTVIVDQSHPSIFDHPLDHVPGMLLMEAYRQTALLAMRSRLGTRCYDLVISRYNVNFTRFCEFNSPAYCHALLGEIYLTEDKKSTVIPMTISQDEKTVSTAELTITFK
- a CDS encoding HAD family hydrolase, whose amino-acid sequence is MKIIWFDFGGVLSPSIPDLFTSYYLKTGIPPAILQRGMKEVADDMNMGVLTPIEKALITEAEWGARIRQKIALSSPEIDLSRAQLEMFGAQWFDGILPNQLMIDLFHKVKAAGLMAGILTNNVVEWEDHWKRVIGISDHADAIVDSCKVGYRKPEAEIFDIAAKQAGVRPDECLLIDDMLENCMAAERSGWRSVHFKESSSVVAEIAQLLQKQEIVL